The following coding sequences lie in one Phragmites australis chromosome 8, lpPhrAust1.1, whole genome shotgun sequence genomic window:
- the LOC133925802 gene encoding uncharacterized protein LOC133925802: MADVSGGAGGRRPLGLLANAAKRKDGFVQLLLMAGVFMMSLRSLGQKHRLRDLADDAADLRRERDHLSLRMRDLQDALRREADADASGALAAHLRRIFAAHPAAAAAEDQ, encoded by the coding sequence ATGGCGGACGTCagcggcggcgcggggggccgGCGGCCGCTGGGGCTTCTGGCGAACGCTGCGAAGCGCAAGGACGGGTTCGTGCAGCTGTTGCTGATGGCGGGCGTCTTCATGATGAGCCTGCGGTCCCTGGGCCAGAAGCACCGCCTCCGCGACCTCGCCGACGACGCCGCCGACCTCCGCCGCGAGCGCGACCACCTCTCTCTCCGCATGCGGGACCTCCAGGACGCGCTACGCCGCGAGGCCGACGCGGACGCGTCGGGCGCCCTCGCCGCCCACCTCCGCCGAATCTTCGCCGcccaccccgccgccgccgccgcggaggaCCAGTAG
- the LOC133926441 gene encoding 2-hydroxyisoflavanone dehydratase-like, with protein sequence MAGTDADTEVQFEFFPIIRQYKSGRVERFMNPDPLPAGTDPATGVASKDVVIDPATGLWARLFLPPGTHGKKLPVVVYYHGGAYVIGSAADPFTHHYLNALVAEAGVLAVALEYRLAPEHPLPAAYDDSWEGLKWVASHAAGGGSGSEPSLAEHGDFSRVFLAGASAGGTIAHNMAVRAGEQGLGLAIKGLLVVHPYFSGAADIGNEGTTGKAAKARADAFWRFLYPGSPGLDDPLSNPFSEAAGGSAARVAAERMLVCVAEKDDLRDRGVWYYESLKASGYRGEVELLESMGEGHVFYCIKARCDKAREMQEHILSFLRK encoded by the coding sequence ATGGCAGGGACGGACGCGGACACGGAGGTGCAGTTCGAGTTCTTCCCCATCATCCGCCAGTACAAGAGCGGCCGCGTGGAGCGGTTCATGAACCCGGACCCGCTCCCGGCCGGCACCGACCCCGCCACGGGCGTCGCCTCCAAGGACGTCGTCATCGACCCGGCCACCGGCCTCTGGGCGCGCCTCTTCCTCCCGCCTGGCACCCACGGCAAGAAGCTCCCCGTCGTCGTCTACTACCACGGCGGGGCCTACGTGATCGGTTCGGCGGCCGACCCGTTCACGCACCACTACCTCAACGCGCTCGTCGCGGAGGCCGGCGTCCTCGCGGTCGCGCTCGAGTACCGCCTCGCGCCGGAGCACCCGCTCCCGGCCGCGTACGACGACTCGTGGGAGGGGCTTAAGTGGGTGGCGTCCCACGCCgcgggcggcggcagcggctcgGAGCCGTCGCTGGCCGAGCACGGGGACTTTTCCCGCGTGTTCCTGGCCGGGGCCAGCGCGGGGGGCACCATCGCTCACAACATGGCCGTGCGCGCCGGGGAGCAGGGCCTCGGGTTGGCCATCAAAGGGCTGCTCGTGGTGCATCCCTACTTCAGTGGCGCGGCGGACATCGGGAACGAGGGGACGACGGGGAAGGCGGCCAAGGCGCGGGCCGACGCGTTCTGGCGGTTCCTGTACCCGGGCTCGCCGGGGCTGGACGACCCGCTGTCCAACCCGTTCTCAGAGGCCGCGGGAGGGAGCGCGGCGCGCGTCGCCGCCGAGCGCATGCTCGTCTGCGTCGCCGAGAAGGATGACCTCAGGGACAGGGGCGTCTGGTACTACGAGAGCCTCAAGGCCAGCGGCTACCGCGGCGAGGTGGAGCTGCTCGAATCCATGGGCGAGGGGCACGTCTTCTACTGCATCAAGGCGCGGTGCGACAAGGCGCGGGAGATGCAGGAGCACATCCTCAGTTTCCTACGCAAGTGA
- the LOC133926443 gene encoding uncharacterized protein LOC133926443, with protein MELRTAPASPPLKDFRIDSSATSPYATAPSSPHGRLGTSPFGAPAEGAANGQFSTAPPSPNPFDLLPPTTSRLTGDNPFDLFQHFASAPASPRRAAAIYAHFAEGNGSVGGRDGEEEEFQPRGSFATGAWAVPFDWEERPGTPKAGLGGTAASDSDFEFGTLVDKTAPAENLTTADELFEKGKIRPLKPQLWTADEPVDKSKIRPLKPPPGLLDGGSVVSSPRSPMARAGMWSPRRRGRVGSGVDFDPFTAALLEATKAPSPLDGKEANGGGAPGSPPMKSTARPASRSAGWRRWRLSDLLLFRSSSDGGRVNKDPIFKCSPAQQPEAPCKKASAQPTMTAKASGKGHDMGKAKKQGNRSAAAAAEGVAGCARLSPLQRLAKGLGAYSWHYGRGMAALGTKG; from the coding sequence ATGGAACTGAGGACGGctcccgcctcgccgccgctgaAGGACTTCCGGATCGACAGCTCAGCCACGAGCCCGTACGCCACGGCGCCGTCCAGCCCGCACGGCCGCCTGGGCACGAGCCCGTTCGGTGCCCCTGCTGAGGGAGCGGCCAATGGACAGTTCTCGacggcgccgccgtcgccgaacCCGTTCGACCTCCTGCCGCCGACCACCTCGCGCCTCACCGGCGACAACCCGTTCGACCTCTTCCAGCACTTCGCCAGCGCGCCCGCCAGcccccgacgcgccgccgccatATACGCGCACTTCGCCGAGGGGAACGGCAGCGTCGGCGGgcgcgacggcgaggaggaggagttcCAGCCGCGCGGTTCGTTCGCCACGGGCGCCTGGGCCGTGCCGTTCGACTGGGAGGAGAGGCCCGGGACGCCGAAGGCGGGGCTCGGCGGCACCGCGGCGTCGGACTCGGACTTCGAGTTCGGCACGCTTGTCGACAAGACCGCGCCGGCAGAGAACCTAACGACGGCCGACGAGCTCTTTGAGAAGGGCAAAATCCGGCCGTTGAAGCCGCAGCTCTGGACGGCTGACGAGCCCGTCGACAAGAGCAAGATCCGGCCGCTGAAGCCGCCGCCTGGTCTGCTCGATGGTGGAAGCGTCGTGTCGTCTCCACGGTCACCGATGGCAAGAGCTGGCATGTGGTCGCCACGGAGACGGGGCAGGGTCGGCTCTGGCGTGGACTTCGACCCGTTCACCGCCGCCCTGCTGGAGGCGACCAAGGCGCCCTCCCCGCTCGACGGCAAAGAAGccaacggcggcggcgccccagGCTCGCCGCCCATGAAATCGACCGCCCGTCCCGCCTCGAGGAGCGCCGGGTGGAGAAGGTGGCGGCTCAGCGACCTCCTCCTGTTCCGGAGCTCGTCCGACGGCGGCCGCGTCAACAAGGACCCGATCTTCAAGTGTTCGCCGGCGCAGCAGCCGGAAGCGCCCTGCAAGAAGGCGAGCGCGCAGCCCACGATGACAGCCAAGGCCAGCGGCAAAGGCCACGACATGGGCAAGGCCAAGAAGCAGGGCAACAGgagcgcggccgccgcggcggagggCGTCGCCGGGTGCGCCCGGCTGAGCCCGCTGCAGCGGCTGGCCAAAGGTCTCGGCGCGTACTCGTGGCACTACGGCCGGGGCATGGCGGCGCTGGGGACCAAAGGGTGA